In Acidobacteriota bacterium, the following proteins share a genomic window:
- a CDS encoding type II toxin-antitoxin system Phd/YefM family antitoxin: MRFVSVRELRSRSAAVWTALSNERDLVVTSNGKPIALLSATSEDVLEESLGALRRARAQAAVTAMQQASLKSGADRMSPEQIDAEITAARSERSR, translated from the coding sequence ATGCGCTTTGTGAGCGTGCGCGAGTTGCGCAGCCGGTCGGCGGCGGTCTGGACCGCGCTGTCGAACGAGCGGGACCTGGTCGTGACGTCCAACGGCAAACCCATCGCCCTGCTCTCGGCGACCTCGGAGGACGTCCTCGAGGAGTCGCTCGGCGCCCTGCGCCGGGCGCGCGCGCAGGCCGCCGTCACAGCCATGCAGCAGGCCTCGCTGAAGTCCGGCGCCGACCGCATGTCCCCGGAGCAGATCGACGCCGAAATCACGGCGGCGCGCTCGGAACGATCCCGATGA
- a CDS encoding putative toxin-antitoxin system toxin component, PIN family — protein sequence MTLVLDTNVLVSGLLSPFGAPGEIVRLVTSAAVRLCYDARILGEYRQVLLRPAFPFGRPRIESLLDQIRADGDLVVPHPLAAPLPDPDDEVFLAVALAGRAQCLVTGNIRHYPQDRRQGVHVVAPRQFLDLYRAVSPGAPPCRVHDE from the coding sequence ATGACGCTCGTGCTGGATACGAACGTGCTCGTATCCGGCCTGCTCTCTCCGTTTGGTGCCCCGGGCGAGATTGTCCGCCTCGTCACGAGTGCGGCCGTTCGCCTGTGCTACGACGCCCGCATTCTCGGCGAGTACCGTCAGGTGTTGCTGCGACCCGCGTTTCCATTCGGTCGCCCCCGGATCGAGTCCCTGCTCGACCAGATCCGGGCCGACGGAGATCTGGTGGTGCCGCACCCCCTTGCCGCGCCGCTGCCGGACCCGGACGACGAGGTCTTTCTGGCCGTCGCCCTTGCGGGTCGCGCCCAATGTCTCGTGACCGGGAACATCAGGCACTACCCGCAGGATCGCCGGCAGGGGGTACATGTCGTTGCACCGAGACAATTCCTCGATCTCTATCGCGCGGTGTCTCCAGGCGCCCCGCCGTGTCGCGTTCACGACGAGTAG
- a CDS encoding tetratricopeptide repeat protein, giving the protein MPVSRPIAPILLAAAVAVVLVQPMFAQNSARIFGVVSDHEGNPVEDATILLEFQGGITRSFETTSNDEGEYIQMGLASGPYIVTVTAEGIGALRYSVRVSAGEEFELDAQVLAPGQVDRTGLSAEEIAELDAREATAGAFAGGLEAARGGNYDEAAQLLTEAIESTPDCGECLRNLGIVEYQRGNHDEAEQALLRATEIAPDDAAAFDTLAAVYNAQRRFDDAGEASAEASRIRGGATGGGGDAGAVFNQGLAAWNAGRTDEARGHFEQTLELDPSHGEANYWLGMASLNAGQIAEAVTYWQTYVEREPDGRFAAQASGLIAQLAP; this is encoded by the coding sequence ATGCCCGTTTCGCGACCGATTGCCCCGATTCTGCTCGCCGCGGCCGTCGCCGTGGTACTTGTCCAGCCCATGTTCGCCCAGAACAGCGCCCGCATCTTCGGCGTGGTGAGCGACCACGAGGGGAACCCCGTCGAGGACGCCACCATCCTCCTGGAGTTCCAGGGCGGCATCACGCGCAGCTTCGAAACCACGTCGAACGACGAGGGCGAGTACATCCAGATGGGCTTGGCGAGCGGTCCCTACATCGTGACGGTCACCGCGGAAGGGATCGGCGCCTTGCGGTACAGCGTCAGGGTGTCCGCCGGAGAGGAATTCGAGCTGGATGCGCAGGTCCTCGCCCCTGGACAGGTCGACCGCACGGGACTCTCGGCGGAGGAGATAGCCGAACTGGACGCGCGCGAAGCGACGGCCGGTGCGTTCGCGGGCGGCCTGGAGGCGGCGCGGGGAGGCAACTACGACGAGGCGGCGCAGCTCCTGACCGAAGCCATCGAGTCGACGCCGGACTGCGGCGAATGCCTCCGGAACCTGGGCATCGTCGAGTACCAGCGCGGGAACCACGACGAGGCCGAGCAGGCCCTGCTGCGGGCAACCGAGATCGCCCCGGACGACGCAGCGGCGTTCGACACGCTGGCCGCCGTCTACAACGCGCAGCGGCGCTTCGATGACGCTGGCGAGGCGAGCGCCGAGGCGTCCCGGATCCGGGGCGGCGCGACGGGCGGGGGCGGCGACGCCGGCGCGGTGTTCAACCAGGGCCTCGCCGCCTGGAACGCGGGGCGTACCGATGAAGCCCGCGGCCACTTCGAACAGACCCTGGAACTGGACCCGAGCCACGGCGAGGCGAACTACTGGCTGGGCATGGCGAGCCTGAACGCCGGGCAGATCGCCGAGGCGGTCACCTACTGGCAAACCTACGTGGAACGCGAGCCCGACGGTCGCTTCGCGGCCCAGGCCTCCGGTCTGATCGCGCAACTCGCGCCGTAG
- a CDS encoding BON domain-containing protein, which produces MNAPTRGSLATILAVAGLFTLGSLEVQAATGAAQSRPTVAAAVAEMLRDGLDLEDVTVTVDDTEATLAGSVPTLWDKTEAINRTLAFPQVETVASELVVPEVEDDNEIAREVGRAIINYRYITIWDYVGGGVEDGVVTLNGAVTPDRDKPAELFERVARIPGVQDIRMGIAQQSASARDDRLRLEIAARALRHPTLSHYTLTGDIIPPFRIIVDQAVVMLVGSVRSGAESRILESIARQAFESEEVRNLLQFPGR; this is translated from the coding sequence ATGAATGCTCCAACGCGCGGATCGCTGGCAACCATTCTCGCCGTGGCCGGCCTGTTCACGCTGGGTTCCCTTGAGGTGCAGGCGGCCACCGGCGCGGCGCAGTCCCGGCCGACGGTCGCGGCCGCCGTGGCGGAGATGCTTCGCGATGGCCTCGACCTGGAGGACGTGACTGTTACCGTTGACGACACCGAGGCGACGCTTGCCGGCAGCGTGCCGACGCTGTGGGACAAGACCGAGGCGATCAACCGCACGCTGGCGTTCCCCCAGGTGGAGACCGTCGCCAGCGAGCTCGTAGTCCCCGAGGTCGAGGACGACAACGAGATCGCCCGCGAGGTGGGCCGGGCGATCATCAACTACCGCTACATCACCATCTGGGACTACGTCGGCGGCGGCGTGGAGGACGGCGTGGTGACCCTGAACGGGGCCGTGACGCCGGACCGCGACAAACCGGCGGAGCTGTTCGAGCGGGTGGCGAGGATCCCCGGCGTGCAGGACATCCGGATGGGGATTGCCCAGCAGTCGGCTTCGGCCCGCGACGATCGGCTGCGGCTGGAGATCGCCGCCCGCGCGTTGCGGCACCCAACCTTGTCGCACTACACGCTGACGGGAGACATCATCCCGCCGTTCCGCATCATCGTGGACCAGGCGGTGGTCATGCTCGTCGGGTCGGTCCGTAGCGGGGCCGAGAGCCGCATTCTGGAGTCGATCGCCCGGCAGGCGTTCGAGTCGGAGGAGGTCCGGAACCTCCTCCAGTTTCCGGGCAGGTAG
- a CDS encoding VWA domain-containing protein, translated as MRHLPVVSPMCIRAGLAICGFALAAGVASETPAQTTEAPSPQQPGTTFRSGVTLIRTDVIVRDANGAFVPDLTEADFRIVEDGVPQEVASLILVHGGRVFNQLVPPPPVHEGIILPEQRVDSQIPGRIIVFFVDAMHLEPEVTPRVRHFVKEVADTLVHDGDLVGLISNGPGGKAVDLTYDLGHVKSAVDGIVGTGMTPRDLIENTQEGPDGPGELRWRAHRAFMAVNGVLEGLAGIQDRRKVIIYISTGYDLNPFALQRLVRTSMRDELLRERPLDLAGGGAGTDPRILMSPLNRVERQGVVFADSELISELAELSDTATRANTTLYTMDPRGLISSPDIDYNVPIEAWREYMMAARSSLRTLAELTGGISIVNTNNFSELLQQIDAETSDYYVVGYYTSNPDPTHRRRALRVSVARDGLHVQARDSYTLARTGEPVELPGGP; from the coding sequence ATGCGCCATCTTCCAGTGGTTTCGCCGATGTGCATACGTGCCGGACTGGCGATCTGCGGCTTCGCCCTTGCGGCGGGAGTCGCGTCCGAGACGCCGGCCCAGACCACCGAGGCTCCGTCGCCTCAGCAACCGGGGACCACCTTCCGGTCCGGGGTAACGCTGATTCGCACGGACGTCATCGTCCGCGACGCCAACGGGGCGTTCGTCCCCGATCTGACGGAGGCCGACTTCCGGATCGTAGAGGACGGGGTGCCGCAAGAAGTGGCCTCACTGATACTGGTGCACGGCGGCCGGGTCTTCAACCAGCTCGTGCCGCCGCCCCCCGTGCACGAGGGCATCATCCTCCCGGAGCAACGCGTCGACAGCCAGATTCCAGGACGGATCATCGTCTTCTTCGTCGACGCGATGCACCTGGAGCCGGAGGTCACCCCCCGGGTCCGCCACTTCGTCAAGGAGGTGGCCGACACCCTGGTGCACGACGGCGACCTGGTGGGGCTGATTTCCAACGGCCCGGGCGGAAAGGCGGTCGATCTCACCTACGACCTGGGCCACGTGAAGTCGGCGGTGGACGGGATCGTCGGAACCGGCATGACGCCGCGCGACCTCATCGAGAACACGCAGGAGGGACCCGACGGCCCCGGCGAGCTCCGCTGGCGCGCGCACCGCGCGTTCATGGCGGTGAACGGCGTCCTGGAAGGGCTGGCGGGAATTCAGGACCGGCGCAAGGTCATCATCTACATCAGCACCGGATACGACCTGAATCCCTTCGCCCTGCAGCGGCTGGTGCGCACCTCCATGCGCGACGAGCTCCTGCGCGAGCGGCCACTCGACCTGGCCGGCGGCGGCGCCGGCACCGACCCGCGCATCCTGATGAGTCCGCTCAACCGCGTCGAGCGCCAGGGAGTCGTGTTCGCCGACAGCGAGCTCATCAGCGAGCTGGCCGAGCTGAGCGACACGGCCACCCGCGCCAACACGACGCTGTACACCATGGACCCGCGGGGACTCATCTCCAGTCCCGACATCGACTACAACGTGCCGATCGAGGCTTGGCGCGAGTACATGATGGCGGCCCGCTCCAGCCTGCGCACACTGGCAGAGCTCACCGGCGGCATCTCCATCGTCAACACGAACAACTTCTCCGAGCTTCTGCAGCAAATCGACGCGGAGACGAGCGACTACTACGTCGTCGGCTACTACACCAGCAACCCCGACCCCACCCACCGGCGACGCGCGCTACGCGTGAGCGTCGCCCGCGACGGCCTCCACGTACAGGCGCGCGATTCGTATACGCTCGCCCGGACGGGCGAGCCCGTTGAGCTGCCGGGAGGGCCCTGA
- a CDS encoding TonB-dependent receptor: MVRRLTTFLIVGALVGAAAAPALAQVGRTELRGTVTDETGGALPGVTVFIQNEADGTFREVITGGDGSYFAAQLLPGVFTVTAALPGFSTFQTTGYELRVGATVPLDIILGVGALEETVTVSGQAPLVDLTSAEVGGTLDNAELVEMPLVNRSAFAAISLLPGIQFLPSSSQGNDGIIANGQTAAASSLNVDGGYNNDSTGGGAGGSQVKVAIESVQEFQVVSGQFDAEFGRSSGAVINAVTKRGTNQWSGAGFSYSTSTGMTARDYFNNQLFQEDSSVEKPPNNKYEFGGVFGGPIVQDRAHFFVSLERRLTNPARTRQFNSRPDLDWSVPEKWRAWNTMYRVDHQINGNNSWALRFMRELSPETDRYGNRTLTSGHNQEDDEMIWVGSYTSVIGNNVVNTVRITRSYENAAGASPAWYDLNGHVTRDGQMRNLAPGYRMSSFWDNIAPWAGGRIDSQWQYNNTTSWFVPDKMGDHDFKFGGTFHRSFIDDFRENFLGGAFHFNTDMPFDINDYSTYPERLQIRVGAPTGNQFAYPINTWETFFQDKWTLNERWTLGLGVRWDAEMISAARTDNPLMVPGTDPRDWNNVSPRLSVAYDVTGDGRSVLRAGYGYFYDRTLFSGLDNVLQDPVINNSFVASFPRGGGEQGGQEDPGPRNGMPIQDPELQQALRIGSAAAGECGPATIRDGASHCPLVNHDFVNSVYPPGTTDRFNESNVYIDNYRRQQPLFKQLTLGFERELMPTLSVGVDYVNIRGSGLLNRINYVAPLRSGTDSSDPLTWYDAWYGTERGGVYDRPENGSPGIGGLNSFPSCAAGAATAGLYSNPALLAMECAKVDPATGLGPAGLPIGVWQGRLLSIESVGLSAYDGLNVSVEKRYSDRWGMRLSYALGHSRGDTFEQYGTNGVSLNGVQTQVLGNLHMDRNWQPAEQDRLHILTLSGRTELPGGITLSPIFRYMSKNPFTVYNARVDLDRNGTNWDPLPAGSYNPTAIFPDRTHRNPITVEHNGRQGGARAADFINLDLRFGWRARPAEGDTLDIYFDIINLFNRPNFNNPTGNYDSGNFLNYTSLRSGGIPRQANFGIRYGF, from the coding sequence ATAGTGCGAAGGCTTACGACATTCCTGATCGTCGGCGCGCTCGTGGGCGCGGCGGCGGCGCCGGCCCTGGCACAGGTGGGTCGGACGGAGCTTCGAGGGACGGTCACCGACGAGACGGGAGGCGCGCTTCCGGGGGTGACCGTCTTCATCCAGAACGAGGCGGACGGGACCTTCCGCGAAGTCATCACCGGCGGTGACGGAAGCTACTTCGCGGCGCAGTTGCTGCCGGGGGTCTTCACGGTCACCGCCGCGCTGCCCGGTTTCAGCACGTTCCAGACGACCGGCTACGAGCTGCGGGTCGGGGCGACCGTCCCGCTCGACATCATCCTCGGCGTGGGCGCCCTCGAGGAGACGGTGACCGTCTCCGGGCAGGCCCCGCTGGTCGACCTCACCTCGGCCGAGGTGGGCGGCACGCTCGACAACGCCGAGTTGGTGGAGATGCCGCTGGTCAACCGCAGCGCGTTCGCCGCGATCTCGCTACTGCCGGGCATCCAGTTCCTGCCGTCGAGCTCGCAGGGCAACGACGGGATCATCGCCAACGGGCAGACCGCCGCGGCCAGCTCGCTGAACGTCGACGGGGGGTACAACAACGACTCCACCGGCGGCGGCGCGGGCGGCAGCCAAGTCAAGGTGGCGATCGAATCTGTGCAGGAGTTCCAGGTCGTCAGCGGACAGTTCGACGCCGAGTTCGGCCGCTCGTCCGGCGCCGTCATCAACGCGGTGACCAAGCGGGGGACGAACCAGTGGTCCGGAGCCGGCTTCAGCTACAGCACCAGCACCGGCATGACGGCGCGCGACTACTTCAACAACCAGTTGTTCCAGGAAGACTCGAGCGTAGAGAAGCCGCCGAACAACAAGTACGAGTTCGGCGGCGTCTTCGGCGGGCCGATCGTGCAGGACAGGGCGCACTTCTTCGTGAGCCTCGAGCGGCGGCTGACCAACCCGGCCAGGACGCGGCAGTTCAACAGCCGTCCGGATCTGGACTGGTCCGTACCGGAGAAATGGCGTGCGTGGAACACCATGTACCGGGTGGACCACCAGATCAACGGGAACAACTCGTGGGCCCTGCGGTTCATGCGCGAGCTCAGCCCGGAGACCGACCGCTACGGCAACCGGACGCTGACCTCGGGGCACAACCAGGAAGACGACGAGATGATCTGGGTCGGGAGCTACACCAGCGTCATCGGCAACAACGTCGTCAACACGGTGCGGATCACCCGCAGCTACGAGAACGCCGCGGGGGCCTCTCCGGCATGGTACGACCTGAACGGGCACGTGACCCGCGACGGGCAGATGCGGAACCTGGCGCCCGGCTACAGAATGAGCAGTTTCTGGGACAATATCGCGCCGTGGGCCGGCGGCCGCATCGACTCGCAGTGGCAGTACAACAACACCACCTCGTGGTTCGTCCCCGACAAGATGGGCGATCACGACTTCAAGTTCGGCGGCACGTTCCACCGGTCGTTCATCGACGACTTCCGCGAGAACTTCCTGGGCGGCGCGTTCCACTTCAATACCGACATGCCGTTCGACATCAACGACTACTCGACCTACCCCGAACGGCTCCAGATTCGCGTCGGCGCGCCCACCGGCAACCAGTTCGCCTACCCCATCAACACGTGGGAGACGTTCTTCCAGGACAAGTGGACGCTGAACGAGCGCTGGACGCTGGGGCTCGGGGTGCGGTGGGACGCCGAGATGATCAGCGCCGCACGGACCGACAACCCGCTGATGGTGCCCGGGACGGATCCGCGCGACTGGAACAACGTCTCGCCCCGGCTCTCGGTCGCCTACGACGTGACGGGCGACGGCCGTTCCGTTCTGCGGGCGGGCTACGGGTATTTCTATGACCGGACGCTCTTCAGCGGGCTCGACAACGTCCTGCAGGATCCGGTCATCAACAACTCCTTCGTCGCCTCGTTCCCCCGCGGTGGGGGCGAGCAGGGCGGACAGGAGGATCCCGGGCCGCGGAACGGCATGCCGATCCAGGACCCCGAGCTGCAGCAGGCCCTGCGCATCGGCTCGGCGGCGGCCGGGGAGTGCGGGCCGGCGACCATCCGCGACGGCGCGTCGCACTGCCCACTGGTGAATCATGACTTCGTGAATTCGGTCTACCCCCCGGGCACCACGGACCGCTTCAACGAGTCGAACGTCTACATCGACAACTACCGCCGCCAGCAGCCGTTGTTCAAGCAGCTCACGCTGGGTTTCGAGCGCGAGCTGATGCCGACGCTGTCGGTCGGGGTCGACTACGTCAACATCCGGGGCTCTGGACTGCTCAACCGCATCAACTACGTGGCGCCGTTGCGCTCCGGCACCGACAGCAGCGACCCGCTCACGTGGTACGATGCGTGGTACGGGACGGAGCGGGGCGGGGTCTACGACCGGCCCGAGAACGGCTCGCCGGGCATCGGGGGGCTGAACTCGTTCCCGAGCTGTGCGGCAGGGGCGGCGACCGCCGGCCTCTACAGCAATCCCGCCCTGCTCGCCATGGAGTGCGCGAAGGTGGATCCGGCGACGGGCCTCGGTCCGGCCGGCCTGCCGATTGGCGTCTGGCAGGGGCGGCTGCTGTCGATCGAGAGCGTCGGGCTGTCGGCCTATGACGGCCTGAACGTCTCGGTGGAGAAGCGCTACTCGGACCGCTGGGGCATGCGGCTCTCGTACGCGCTGGGCCACTCGCGCGGCGATACCTTCGAGCAGTACGGCACCAACGGCGTCAGCCTCAACGGCGTCCAGACCCAGGTCCTCGGCAACCTGCACATGGACCGGAACTGGCAGCCGGCCGAGCAGGACCGCCTGCACATCCTGACGCTGAGCGGGCGCACGGAGCTGCCGGGTGGGATCACCCTGAGCCCCATCTTCCGCTACATGAGCAAGAACCCGTTCACCGTCTACAACGCCCGGGTCGACCTGGACAGGAACGGGACCAACTGGGATCCGCTTCCCGCCGGGTCCTACAACCCCACGGCCATATTCCCCGATCGCACGCACCGGAACCCGATCACGGTGGAACACAACGGCCGCCAGGGCGGCGCGCGAGCGGCGGACTTCATCAACCTGGACCTGCGGTTCGGGTGGCGGGCCCGCCCGGCGGAGGGGGACACGCTCGACATCTACTTCGACATCATCAACCTCTTCAACCGCCCGAACTTCAACAACCCGACCGGGAACTACGACAGCGGCAACTTCCTGAACTACACGTCGCTGCGCTCTGGTGGTATCCCGCGTCAGGCGAACTTCGGGATTCGGTACGGCTTCTAG